From the Takifugu rubripes unplaced genomic scaffold, fTakRub1.2, whole genome shotgun sequence genome, the window aaaatgcattattgtcacaatccgagcacagcttttacacgtttattttttttacattctcgttgatttctttaagcgtgttggctatagtcatcagggttgaggcaatttttatcaagcgtgttagccatcctttcttgattgttcaacacggcgtcagaaatcagccgtggagaggcaagctttgggcatttcgctttgggcatttggctgctttttgctctgtctacagggtcctgctgcagttccttttatgggcattagtgggcggtgacttatgctaatcgtatgttaattagactcacctttGCAcacgctttcaacttacgaacagatggcattcatcaatctaagaacacagctgcgaacaattctggggcttacgaacgcgttgatgaatccgacgtagggttttcttaaaaaacttcttaataacaacttaagaaagaatctaagaagattcttaagaacatattggtgaatctggcccaatgacTTTTCTTCAAGTTTCTTCGAGTGACGTCATGTGGCTGGGCTGCCCGAGCCacaaaggggcggggcttcgctCAGGCGTTACGGCAGCGCGCATCgaaggacaggtgagggagaggCTGGCGGCCCCAAAACTGAGGTAAAGTTCTTTATCCTGTCGAAGTTTAACGcttagttttattaaaatggctTTGGGAGGCGGCTCGAGCCCGCAGCATGGATGTGTTTCCGGTGGCTAAAGCGACTATTCCTGTTTCTAGGGTCCATCATGACCGTCCTCAGCACGGGCGTGTTGCGAAATCTGACGCTGGTGATCCTCATCCTGTCCGCACTCACGGTTCTGTTATTAATGTACTTCAAGTCGTCCCCCTTACCCAAATGTCATCCTTACCCGGTCGAGTGGTCAGAGACTGAGAAGTCGGGGAACGCGTCGGCAAAGACCCGCCAGAAAAAACCCGTGTTGCTCGTCTGGTTCTGGCCCGAGAACAAAAAGTTCGATCTGCAGGATTGCAAGACGCTCCTGGGGATTGGCGACTGCCAGCTGTCGGATGATAAATCGTTGGCCTCCGAAGTGGACGGGGTTTTGATATATCACAAAGCAATCAGCCAGGACCTGTCCAACCTGCCCACCTCCCGCACCAGAACTCAGAGGTGGATCTGGTTCAACCCAGACCCCCTCTTGGTCTCCCAGCAGATCCCGGGCATAAAAGCGCTTTTCAATCTGACCATGACTTACAGGAAGGACGCCGACATCCAGGTACGGTGGAAGGTCTCCGCCAGGAAAACCCCGGAAAAAGGCTTCACGCCTCCGCCGAAGCGGCGTTTGGTCTGCTGGATCGTGGACAGCAAAGAGATGACCAACACCTTCAATCAGACCTACAACGCCTACGTGGACCTCCTCAAGCACATCGCGGTGGACCTCATCGACAAGATGGAGGGCGAGGACTACCTGTCCACCATCAAAAGCTGCAAGTTCTACCTGTCCTTGGAGAGCTCCATTCACAGAGATTACATCACCGAGAAGTTCACCACGCCTCTGGCCCTCGGGACCGTCCCGGTGGCCCTGGGCCCCCCGAGGAGAAACTACGAGAGTTTTGTCCCGGGTTCTTCCTTCATTCACGTGAACGATTTTGCCGATTCCGCTGCCCTGGCCGCGCACCTCCAGAGCCTCGACCAG encodes:
- the LOC105419496 gene encoding alpha-(1,3)-fucosyltransferase 9-like, with translation MTVLSTGVLRNLTLVILILSALTVLLLMYFKSSPLPKCHPYPVEWSETEKSGNASAKTRQKKPVLLVWFWPENKKFDLQDCKTLLGIGDCQLSDDKSLASEVDGVLIYHKAISQDLSNLPTSRTRTQRWIWFNPDPLLVSQQIPGIKALFNLTMTYRKDADIQVRWKVSARKTPEKGFTPPPKRRLVCWIVDSKEMTNTFNQTYNAYVDLLKHIAVDLIDKMEGEDYLSTIKSCKFYLSLESSIHRDYITEKFTTPLALGTVPVALGPPRRNYESFVPGSSFIHVNDFADSAALAAHLQSLDQDEEAYLRYFDWRKFYTIGTPFADEKYRFLHPICQACHHLSVSRVFRYVPDLYKWFLVAT